From one Nocardioides yefusunii genomic stretch:
- a CDS encoding F0F1 ATP synthase subunit gamma — protein sequence MAVSLREYRAKIKSVESTKKITRAMELIAASRIIKAQQRATAAAPYARELTRAVSAVATFSNVDHPLTTEPSESRRAAVLVVTSDRGLAGAYASNALKEAERLVEKLKGEGKEIDLYVTGRKAEAYFKFRNRAVVQSWTGFTDQPTYDVAAEIGETLIEAFTGDDETSVDEVHVVYTRFKSMMLQEPTTIRLLPLEVVDGTEAPASSELLPLYEFEPSAGEVLDALLPKYVQSRIFFALLQAAASELAARQKAMKSATDNAEELIKKYKRIANQARQAGITQEISEIVGGVNALADANAGNE from the coding sequence ATGGCCGTATCGCTGCGTGAGTACCGTGCGAAGATCAAGTCGGTCGAGTCGACCAAGAAGATCACCCGCGCCATGGAGCTCATTGCTGCGTCCCGCATCATCAAGGCTCAGCAGCGTGCGACGGCGGCAGCGCCGTACGCCCGCGAGCTGACCCGCGCGGTGTCGGCAGTGGCGACGTTCTCGAACGTCGACCACCCGCTGACCACTGAGCCGTCGGAGTCCCGCCGTGCCGCGGTCCTGGTTGTCACCAGCGACCGCGGCCTGGCGGGGGCCTACGCCTCGAACGCTCTCAAGGAGGCCGAGCGCCTCGTCGAGAAGCTCAAGGGCGAGGGCAAGGAGATCGACCTCTACGTCACCGGACGTAAGGCCGAGGCCTACTTCAAGTTCCGCAACCGCGCGGTTGTGCAGTCCTGGACGGGCTTCACCGACCAGCCCACGTACGACGTGGCCGCTGAGATCGGTGAGACCCTCATCGAGGCCTTCACGGGTGATGACGAGACCAGCGTCGACGAGGTGCACGTGGTCTACACGCGCTTCAAGTCGATGATGCTGCAGGAGCCCACCACCATCCGCCTCCTCCCGCTGGAGGTCGTGGACGGCACCGAGGCCCCTGCGTCGAGCGAGCTCCTTCCGCTCTACGAGTTCGAGCCCTCCGCCGGTGAGGTCCTCGATGCTCTCCTCCCGAAGTACGTCCAGAGCCGGATCTTCTTCGCTCTCCTGCAGGCTGCCGCTTCCGAGCTGGCAGCCCGTCAGAAGGCCATGAAGTCCGCGACGGACAACGCCGAGGAACTCATCAAGAAGTACAAGCGAATTGCCAACCAGGCCCGCCAGGCTGGCATTACCCAGGAAATCAGCGAGATCGTCGGTGGCGTCAACGCCCTCGCCGACGCGAACGCCGGGAATGAGTGA
- the atpD gene encoding F0F1 ATP synthase subunit beta, with protein sequence MTATVEETQAAGAAGVGRISRVIGAVVDIEFPTDAMPSIYNALEVDRELNGETETITLEVAQHIGNGLVRAISMRSTDGMVRGTKVRNTGAPISVPVGDITLGKVFNVTGEVMNLAEGEVFEPTERWGIHRKAPSFDQLESKTQMFETGIKVIDLLTPYVQGGKIGLFGGAGVGKTVLIQEMIARVAKNHGGVSVFAGVGERTREGNDLIVEMQEAGVFDKVALVFGQMDEPPGTRLRVALSALTMAEYFRDVQGQDVLLFIDNIFRFTQAGSEVSTLLGRMPSAVGYQPNLADEMGTLQERITSTRGHSITSMQAIYVPADDYTDPAPATTFAHLDATTELSRDIASLGIYPAVDPLTSTSRILDPQYIGQAHYDCAIRIKQILQRNKELQDIIAILGVDELSEEDKIVVHRARRIQRFLSQNTYVAKQFTGIEGSTVPLADTIEAFNKIADGDYDHVAEQAFFMCGGLDDVEAKWAEIQKSL encoded by the coding sequence ATGACTGCCACTGTGGAAGAGACCCAGGCTGCCGGCGCCGCCGGCGTCGGACGCATCTCGCGCGTCATCGGCGCGGTCGTGGACATCGAGTTCCCGACCGACGCGATGCCGTCGATCTACAACGCCCTCGAGGTCGACCGTGAGCTCAACGGTGAGACCGAGACCATCACCCTTGAGGTGGCCCAGCACATCGGTAACGGCCTGGTCCGTGCCATCTCGATGCGCTCCACCGACGGCATGGTCCGTGGTACCAAGGTGCGCAACACCGGTGCCCCGATCTCCGTGCCCGTCGGCGACATCACGCTCGGCAAGGTCTTCAACGTCACCGGTGAGGTCATGAACCTTGCCGAGGGCGAGGTCTTCGAGCCCACCGAGCGATGGGGCATCCACCGCAAGGCGCCGTCCTTCGACCAGCTCGAGTCCAAGACTCAGATGTTCGAGACCGGCATCAAGGTCATCGACCTTCTCACCCCGTACGTCCAGGGTGGAAAGATCGGTCTGTTCGGTGGTGCCGGTGTCGGCAAGACCGTTCTGATCCAGGAAATGATCGCCCGTGTGGCCAAGAACCACGGTGGTGTGTCGGTGTTCGCCGGTGTCGGTGAGCGCACCCGTGAGGGCAACGACCTCATCGTCGAGATGCAGGAGGCCGGTGTCTTCGACAAGGTCGCCCTGGTCTTCGGTCAGATGGACGAGCCGCCGGGCACGCGTCTTCGCGTGGCCCTGTCGGCCCTGACCATGGCGGAGTACTTCCGTGACGTGCAGGGACAGGACGTCCTGCTCTTCATCGACAACATCTTCCGCTTCACCCAGGCCGGCTCCGAGGTCTCGACCCTTCTGGGTCGTATGCCTTCGGCCGTTGGTTACCAGCCGAACCTCGCCGACGAGATGGGTACGCTCCAGGAGCGCATCACCTCGACGCGTGGACACTCGATCACCTCGATGCAGGCGATCTACGTCCCGGCTGACGACTACACCGACCCGGCTCCGGCGACCACCTTCGCCCACCTCGACGCCACCACCGAGCTCTCGCGTGACATCGCGTCCCTGGGTATCTACCCGGCCGTTGACCCGCTGACCTCGACGTCGCGAATCCTTGACCCGCAGTACATCGGTCAGGCTCACTACGACTGCGCCATCCGGATCAAGCAGATCCTGCAGCGCAACAAGGAGCTCCAGGACATCATCGCGATCCTCGGTGTCGACGAGCTGTCCGAAGAGGACAAGATCGTCGTTCACCGTGCGCGTCGTATCCAGCGCTTCCTGTCGCAGAACACCTACGTTGCCAAGCAGTTCACCGGCATCGAGGGTTCGACGGTTCCGCTGGCCGACACCATCGAGGCGTTCAACAAGATCGCCGACGGTGACTACGACCACGTTGCCGAGCAGGCGTTCTTCATGTGCGGTGGCCTGGACGACGTCGAGGCCAAGTGGGCCGAGATCCAGAAGTCG